ATTTTTTGGGCAGGAAGTCTTAGTTGGGAAATTTTTTCAAGATAGTCAAAATTTTTTTGCTTAAATCTATCAAGGCAAGCTGGACAATTTTTGGCTTCAATTAAATAAGTACGATATCTTTGACATCAAGAACAACTTTTATTATGCCCACAAGTCTGACAAGAATAAGATGAGTCTGAATTTTCAGGAGAAAAATCGCAATATTCTGAATGAATTTGGTGATTTTCTTCTTGAGCAAAATTTTCAGCTATTTTTGACGAATAAATTTGATTTTCGGACTGATCATGATCAGAGTATTTATCTTTTTCTAAAAGTTCATCTTCAAATTCATGGTCACTGACTTTTTCAACTAATGCTTGACTTACTGAGTCAACTTTTTCAAGCAATTCATTGTCAAATTCATCAGAAATATCTTGATTAAAAACTAAATTTGGCGAAATTTTAGCTAAATCTTGCTCATCTTCGTCTGATGATGAATTAAGGTCATCTTTTTGGTCTTCGTCTTGGTCAAATTCTTCTAAAATTTCAGAATCTTCTTCTAAATTAGATTCGGGAGTCTTTTGTTCTGAAATTTCTGAGTTTTCTAAATTAACTAAAGAAGAATTTTTGTCATCTTTTTGGTCTAAATCATCTACTGATTCAATAATTTCAAGTTCAACTAAATGACAAGGACATTCACTATTAAGCTCTTCAAGATGATTTTCATCATCACAAACTGGACACTCAATTGGATGATCGGTGTTATTTTGCTTTAATGCATAAAGAATTTCTTCAATAGTTTTCTCATTTTCAGTAATTAAAATTTCGGTTTTTGGTTTTACTTTGCTTATTTTAGATTTTAAACTTTGTAAATCAAAATCTTGTGATTGCTCCAAAGTTAAATTTTTAGGTTGACTAGTTTTTTGATTTGGCTGAGTTGATTCATTTAGATTGAAATTCGGGTCATCAGCCAAAATTTTAGCTATAAATTGTTCTTTTTTTTCTTGACTAAGTGACCTAAAATTAATCGCTAAAGGAAAGGAAATTACAGATCCAAATTTCTTATTACGCAAAACTCAAAGTCGAACTGGTGTTTTAAGACTTTCAATTTTTAGAAAAACATCAACTAGAGAGTTAAAAAGACCAACGGTTTCCTTTGCGAATTTTAGCCTATAATAACAGTCTTTTTCATTGTGAAACTCGTCACAAATCTCTGTGAGATAAAATCTTAACGTTTTGGTTTTGTTCATTTTTCTAGCGACTTCTTTTTGATCTTTATATTTAAAGTAATGTAAATTATAGAGTAAAATTTGTAATTATACTAATAAAAAATAAATTTTGCTTTTGAACAAACGCAAAATCTATTTCAATTTTAACATAAAACTAATAAATTTTAATGTTATTTTCACAAATTTTTCTGTTTTTACATTTTAGTTTTGATTTTTTGCCTTTTTTGAAAATTATACTATAATTTTAAAGCATATTTTAATTTTTTATATATTATTTTTTGCATTTTTTTTCATTTAACAAAAAAAATTGCAAAAATAAAAATTAAAGGGCTTATAAGACAAAAAAGCTATAAATTCATAGCACAAAATTTATTTTCAGTTTTTTTAGATATATTAATTTATTAGTTTATCCCGAGTTTCCCAGTTTAATGAGATAATCTTAAATAAGTGCGTGCGGTTTTGGATCTTTTTTAACTTTTTTGGCAAACTCAGGAAAAATAACTATCAAAGCAAAAACACTGAATTTTAAATCTAAGACTCATGAAAGAAAAAAATACAACTACTATTTAAGCTCAATGTAAATAGAAAACTCGTTTTTATTTGCAGCCAATCTAAAAAAACATATGAAGTTTTGAAAGAACAATAACTAAAAGCCCTAAATTTGAAGATTTCTAAACGGTCAAATTTAAGACATTCCATCATATTTAAAAACATAATGGATAATTCGCATTTTCTGATTTTTTAGACAAAAAACATAATTAATCCCCCTTTAATTCAATATCAAAATTTATTAATTTATTCTTAAGTGTTTCTAATTATAACAGAATTTTTTCTTAAACCAAGCATTTTTTTTTTTTTTTTTTTGCGGGGATATTAAATAAAACCGTTATAAGACAATAAGCTATAAATTCATAAGACAAAATTTATTTACAGTTTTTTTAGATATATTAATTTATTAGTTTATAATTCTAAGCGTAACATTAATTTTTTTTAAAGGAAAATAATAAAGAATGATACCAACCTATAAAACTAAAAAATTTATTGATGAAATTAAATTTTTTAATAAAAAAGTTCTTTTACGTGTTGATTTTAATGTTCCAATTCTTGAAGGGAAAATTACTTCAACAAAAAGAATTACCGCGAGTTTAAAAACCATTGAGAAAATTGTTACTGAAGGTGGTAAACTTATAATTTTATCACACCTTGGTAGGGTTAAAACCCCTGAAGATTTGAAAAAAAAGTCACTACGAATTGTTGCCGAAGAATTAGCTAAAATTTCACAAAAAGAGGTGAAATTTGTTGGGCAAAACCGTGGCAAAGAAGTTGAAGAAGCAATTGATCAACTTGAAAACGGACAAATTTTAGTGCTTGAAAACACAAGATTCCAAGATCTTGAAAACAAAGCTGAATCAAAAAATAATCCAGAACTTGGAAAATACTGAGCTTCATTAGGTGATGTTTTTATAAATGACGCCTTCGGAACACTTCACCGTGCTCATGCATCCAATGTCGGAATTGCAACTCACATCAAAGAGTCAGCAATTGGTTATCTTGTAAAAGAAGAACTTGATGCGCTGTCAAAAATTGTTTTTGAACCACAAAAGCCTTTTTATGCAATTATTGGTGGGGCAAAAATTTCTGACAAAATCGGGATAATTTCAACTCTACTTGAAAAAGCTGACAAAGTTTTAATTGGTGGAGGAATGGGTTATACATTCAAAAAAGCCCTTGGATACAAAATTGGAAAATCAATTGTTGAAGAAGACAAAATTGAATTAGCACTAAGTTTGATTAAAAAGTACAATGATAAATTAATTTTACCGCTTGATGCTGCTTTGTCTGAAAAATTTGAAGATGTAGCCCCAGTTTATAACGAAAAAAATCCACTTGAAATTCCAGATCACCTTGAAGGTTTAGATATTGGTCCAATGACTATTAAATTATTTGAATCACATTTAAAAGATGCAAAAACTATTTTGTGAAATGGGACTCTTGGTGTTGCTGAGTTTTCTAATTTTGCCACCGGAACTCGTGAAATTGCAAAAGTAATTTCAAAACTTGAAAATTGCTACAGCGTAATTGGTGGTGGTGATTCAGTTGCCGCAATTGAAGCTGAAAAATTAGGCGATGCTTTTAGTCATGTTTCAACTGGTGGTGGTGCTTCAATTAGTTTTATTGAAAAAGGTGATCTAATCGGTCTAGGTCCAATTCAGGAAAAAGCCTAAGAATTTATAGCATTTTTTTAATTTTCTCACTTAACAAGTCCTGTTTTTTAAAGTCAAAAAAGCAGGACTTGTTCATTTTTTATTTTATAAGTAAAGTAGACTAATTTTTATGAAAAGTGTTTTCTTTGATGAAAAAATTGTTGAATCCCTAACTAAAACTGAAAAAATTATTATTAAATTGGCGGAGGAAAATCCACAATTTTTCTATCAGTCTAATCTAAAATCATTAGCAAATAAAACCCAATCTTCAATAACGCTCATTTCAAATTTAGCAAAAAAGTTAAGCTTTTCTAGCTTTAAAGAAATGCAGTTTCATGTTTATTATTTATTCCTTAATTCAGCACAAATTTCAAATAAAGTAAAAAATCAGCAAAAAACCGATAAAAACAAGCTAATTATCGAACAACTTTATAAATATTATCATAATTCACTAGTTCAAACATTAGAGCTTGTTGATCTTGAAAAAATCCAAGATTTTGCTCAAAAAATTATCGAGAGCAAAAAAATTTTTATTTATGGGGCTGGTTCTTCTTCAATTGGGGCCAGCGAACTAGCGATTAATTTGCAAAAATTAGGACTAAATTCAGTTAGTTTTCGTGATTTTCATAATTTTTTATTAGTTAGCGTTCAATCTCAAGCGCTAAAAATTTTGTTTTCAAAATCATGTAAAACAAAAGAAATTAATTTTGTTATTAAAAAGTTTATTGAAAATAACGACAATTTTATTGTAATAACAGCAAAAAAACAAATCGATATTCCTAAAAGAAATTTAATTTTTTACCAAACACTCGAACAAAAAAACCGTTTTATTTCGATCTCATCGAAAATTAACCAACAATTTATTTCTGATGTTATTTTTTTTAGTGTTGCTAATTTAATTTCTGAGCAATACGAAGAAAATTACAAGAAAAACCTTGAAATTCTTAAAGAATGAAACGAGTAATTGAAAAACATTCATAAAAAACTTCAAATTTGTAAAAATATTTTTATTTTTCTTTTGTTTTTAACTAAATAATGGATTATTTAAGTATATAAAATTAAAAGAAAGGAAGGTTTTTATGAGTATTTTTTCAAAAGATTTTATTTTTTTAGATCAAGATCTTAATTCAAAAGAAGAAGTTTTTGAATTTATTGCTCAAAAAGCAGTTAGTCTTGGAATTGGAACTGAAAAAAATAAAATCTTTGACGATCTTTTGGCTCGTGAAAATGAAATTTCTACCGGACTTGAGTCAAATTTTGCAATCCCACATGCTCAAAGTAGCGCTATTGAAAAGCCAGCTCTGCTGTTTTTAAGTCTAAAATCTGGGCTTGATTGGCAAAATTTTGATGACTCTAAGGCAAAATTTATTTTTTGTATTTTGCTACCAAAGTCTGGTTTTGAACAAAATCAAGTCGAAATTTTGGCAAAAGTTGCACGAATTATTCTTAATCCCGAAATTAAAGAAATAATTTTATCAAAAGATGAAGATGTTATTTTTGATAACATTTCAAAGTTTATTTTTGAAAAAGACCAAGTGGAAAATCACGAGACAAATTCCCAAAAAATTCCCATAAATGCAAAAAAAGTTGTTGGAATCACATCTTGTACTGTTGGAATTGCTCACACTTATTTAGCAGCTGAAAAATTAGAAATGGGACTAAAACAAAATGGCTATATTCCTAAAATTGAAACTCGAGGGTCGGTTGGACCTAAAAATGTTTTAACAAAAGAAGATATTGAAGAAGCCGAATTTGTCATAGTTGCCAGCGATCTTGAAATTGACAGCTCAATTTTTGACCAAAAAAAGGTCTATTTTACAAGCACTAAAGCCGCAATTCACGAAACTGAAGATGTAATTCAAAAAGCAAAAAAAGCACCAATTTTACATAATAAACAAAAAAAACAAACCCAAAATCAGGAAAGCCGCACTAGCATTGTTAAACATATTATTACCGGAATTTCCTACATGATTCCTTATGTTGTCTTTGGGGGAATTATGATCGCCCTTTCGCTAGGAATTGGAAAAGCGATTTATGGAAATGCTGAAGCAGCGCCAAAAGGTGATTTTCTCTGATGAATGCTCGAAATTGGGGTAATTTCCTTTAAATTAATGATCGGTGTTTTAGGTGGCTACATTGCCTACTCGATTGCCGGACGGGCCGCACTTGCACCAGGATTTATTGTTGCAACTGTCGGTAATACGAACGATTTATTTTATGGAATTGGCGGAATTTCTGTTCAAACACCGATGGGATTTATTGGCGCAGTAATTTTTGGAATTCTTGTTGGTTACAGTGTTAAATTCATTAATTCACTAAAAATCCAAAAATCTTTAAGTGCAATTTTACCAATTTTTGTAATTCCAATTGGAGTCAGTCTATTTTGATCTTTAGTTGTAATTTTCTTAATTGGCGCTCCTATTGGTTGAGTGCTTGACAAATTAATCGCTGGATTAAAGCATGTTTTTGAAAACAAAGACGGAATTGGTCTTGGAGTTGCATTTCTTCTAGGTCTTTTACTTGGCGGAATGGCCGGATTTGACATGGGTGGTCCAGTAAATAAGGTTGCTTTTTTAACTTCAACAGCACTTGTTTCAACTCAAGTTTATGAACCAATGGGAATGATGGCAGCTGCAATACCGGTTGCGCCAATTGGAATGGGAATTACAACCTTAATTTGACGTAGAAAATTTACAAAAGAAGAAAAATCACTCGGACTTTCAGCGATAATAATGGGATTTATTGGAATTTCTGAAGGTGCTATTCCTTTTGCAATCGCTGATCCAAAACGGGTAATTAGTGCTAATGTTATCGGTTCAGCAGTTGCTGGTGGACTTGCTGGACTTCTTGCTGTTACAAATCAAGCCGGACATGGCGGACCAATTGTTGCAATTCTTGGTGCTGTCGGTTCAATAAAACACGGAATTGGTCTTGGAATTGCCTTTTTCTTCTTGTCAGTTATTGTCGGAAGTTTTACTACTGCACTAATTTATGGGCTTTGAAAGGATCGTAACTTTAATATTTTTAGCAATTTAGCACGAAAAAATCACAAAAAAGGAGCTAAATAATGAAAATTAAGAAAATAGATAATAAAAAACTCTTTTATATTGTGATTTTTTTGGCCTTAGCTGTCCTTATTTTTGGAATTATCCTTATTAGTTTAAATATTACTGCACACCAAGAATTTATTAACGCAACAATTGCCAAAAAAGAAGCGGTACCGAGTCAAGGTTTTGTTTATGGCGTATTTTTACTAGTTATGGGAATTTTAGGACTTATTTTATCAGCATTTATCGGAAATGATGTTTTTAACAAAAAATTAGGTCAGTCTAACTAAATGAAAGATTATTTTGTTTTTGTTGAACCATACCAAAAAAATACTTTATGAGCAGGTCAAAATTTACAAAATCAGCTAAAATCTAGCCAAAAAATTGGTGAACTCTGACTAATTTCAGCACAAAAACACGGGCTTTCGCGTGTTAGTGGGCAAAATTTAGACGAATTTTTTGCCCAAAACCGCAAATTTTTTGGCTTTTATCCACATAAAACTTACCCAAATCTTCATAAAATTATTGATGCTGGCCAAAAACTGAGTCTCCAAGTTCATCCTGATAATAAATTAGCAAAAAAATTGAATTCTTTTGGCAAAGATGAGGCTTGACTTGTGCTAAACAAAGGCGATGATCCTTTTATAATTGGTGCAAAATCAAATGATTTTGCTGATAAAATTACAGAAATTAACAACGAAAATATCGACAAACACTGTAATTTTTGTGATCTTGAAAAAAATGATTTCGCATATATTAGCGCCGGACTGATTCATTCTATTCCACAAGGTGCCCTTGTTTATGAAATTCAGCAAAATTCAGACTTAACTTTTCGAATTTTTGACTTTGACCGACTTGACACTAACGGACAAAAAAGAGAGCTTCATTTTGAACTTGCAAAGGTAGCGATAAATCCAAAATTAATCCCAAAAATTATTCATGACAACAAAAAAAGTCAACAATCACTAGTTAAAAATAAATTTTTTAACCTTGAAAAAGTAAAAATTAACCAAAAATTTTTACTTTTCCCCCAAAATGATGTTTTTTGGTACGAAATTATTATAATTTCTGGTCATGGAAAAATTAATGATGCTCCTTTTAAGCCATTTGATGCCATATTAATATCAGGACAAATTGAAAAACCAATTGAATTCCAAGCAGAAAATGCACTAATTTTAATAAACAAAATAATTTAACTTTTCTTGTTTTACCCGAGTTTCCCAGTTTGATAAGATAATCTTAAAAAGTGTCCTGTTTTTGGGCACTTTTTTAACTTTTTTGACAAAAGTTAATTACAATTTTAAAACACTGGCAAAAATCAATTTATGATAAAACAGCAAAAACCATAAAAAATACAACTACTATTTAAACTCAATGTAAATAGAAAACTCATTTTTATTTAAATTGAGCCTAAAAAAACATATGAAGTTTTGAAAGAACAACAATTAAAAGCCATAAATTTGTAGATTTCTAAACGGTCAAATTTAAGGCATTCCATTATATTTAAAAACATAACGGAAAATTCGCACTATATAATTTTTTTCATGCCAAAAAACATAACTAATTCCCCCTTAATTCAATATCAAATTTATTAATTTATTCTTAATTGAGAATAATTATAACATAATTTTATTTTTAGCCAAGCATTTTTTTCAAAAGATTAATTTTAAAATAATAAAAATTAAGGTTTTACCGTCAAAAAACACGGTTTTACGTGTATTTTTGCATATTTGTATTCAATAAAAAGTGAATTTTTGTCATCAAACTGTCAAACTCAATATTTAATTTCCCTTGTTTTTTGCAAAATAAAAACCGCTAAATGCGGCTTTTATCTTTAAAAACTTTGAAATTTTACTCAATTGCTTGAAAAGTATCTCTACTATTTTCAACATGTTCTGGTTTAAAAACAATTTTTTCTGAACCATCATCTTTTCAGAAAATAAATGTGTAAAATTTACCTTTTTCTAGTTTTTGATCTTGCTGATCTCAATTAAAAACTAACGGAAATTCAATATTATCACCTTCAATTGCGGTTGTACGAGCGACCTTAACTTTCAAAGGATCAACTAAAGTATTGTCATTTAATGATTTTACCTCGCTAGCATAGGCACTTCATTTTCCTGTAACTCCTTTTACCGGTGAGTGATGCAATTGGAAACGGAAAACACCTTGACTATTTAGCCTATTTTCACTTCTTGCGGCTGGAAATAATAAGGTTCGAGTTTTGACATTATCTTTTTTTGGAATATTAAATGGAGCAGAATGAAAATCGATTGTTTGGTTAGTTTTTCTAGCTGTTGTTGTTTCTTTTTGAGTGTCCATTTTTACTGGTTTAGTTTTGTCTTCTTGGCTAGATTGGGAACCTTTTTTAGTTTCAGGAGCTGTTTGATTTGTATGTTGGCATGATAAGACAATAAAAACTGGCAGTACAGAAGCTATTGGAAGAAGCCTTAATTTTGCAATTTTTTTTATATTTTTGAACATTTTTTTCCTTTCTTGGTCTGTTTTTTATTTTTTTGCTTTGAAAAACAAAGAATTTAAATAAAGCAATAAGATTTTACAGACGCCTTAATTTAAATTTGAAATTACAATATTATACTATTAATTTTTAAATTATTAATGCAAAAGTGCAAAAAAATTTTAAAATTTTGGATTTTAAAAATTTACATGGTATATTTTATTGTAAAATTAAAGGAAAAAGTGCAATAATTACTAATAAAATAGTAGAAAAAATTGATAAAAGTGGTAAAATCAAAACCATATATAAAAAAACTAGCTGCCGAAATTTTTCACTAAATTAGTCACTTTTTAGTTATTTTTATTGAAAAATAGCTAAAAAGTGGATTAAAAAAGAATGTTTTACAATAATTCCTTTTAAAATTGAACCAAGGAGTAAAAATGAAAATAATAAATGATTATTTTAAATTTGAAGACTATAAAAACAAGGCAAAAGAGGAATTTCGGCCTAAATTAGACGACATTATCAAGAAAAAGCATTCAAAGACTCTTGAAAAACTTGCTGGAATACAAAGTGTGGCAAAAACACTTAATATTGTCTCGTCAATTTCATTCGTTTTAACTGTGATTGCTATGTTTGTTGCTGTCAATTACGTGCTAGGGATTGGTGGTATCATTTTAGCAGTTATTCCGGGAATAGTTGCAATTGCTTCTACTTTTTACTTAGGAGTCAAAAAAAGGGAAATTAGGAAAATCACCGATGAAGTTTCAAAAGACGTCCTAGAAAGTTTTAAGCCAGAAGTTGCTTACAAAGCTGCCTTTTCAATTTTAGATAAAGGAATGGATTATTTAGGTTTTAATCACCAAGCTAGCAACATTCTAATTTCAAAAAATGAAATTAGCAGACTTACTCCTGTTGAAATAATTGGCTCATCAAAG
The sequence above is a segment of the Mesomycoplasma ovipneumoniae genome. Coding sequences within it:
- a CDS encoding phosphoglycerate kinase; protein product: MIPTYKTKKFIDEIKFFNKKVLLRVDFNVPILEGKITSTKRITASLKTIEKIVTEGGKLIILSHLGRVKTPEDLKKKSLRIVAEELAKISQKEVKFVGQNRGKEVEEAIDQLENGQILVLENTRFQDLENKAESKNNPELGKYWASLGDVFINDAFGTLHRAHASNVGIATHIKESAIGYLVKEELDALSKIVFEPQKPFYAIIGGAKISDKIGIISTLLEKADKVLIGGGMGYTFKKALGYKIGKSIVEEDKIELALSLIKKYNDKLILPLDAALSEKFEDVAPVYNEKNPLEIPDHLEGLDIGPMTIKLFESHLKDAKTILWNGTLGVAEFSNFATGTREIAKVISKLENCYSVIGGGDSVAAIEAEKLGDAFSHVSTGGGASISFIEKGDLIGLGPIQEKA
- a CDS encoding MurR/RpiR family transcriptional regulator, which gives rise to MKSVFFDEKIVESLTKTEKIIIKLAEENPQFFYQSNLKSLANKTQSSITLISNLAKKLSFSSFKEMQFHVYYLFLNSAQISNKVKNQQKTDKNKLIIEQLYKYYHNSLVQTLELVDLEKIQDFAQKIIESKKIFIYGAGSSSIGASELAINLQKLGLNSVSFRDFHNFLLVSVQSQALKILFSKSCKTKEINFVIKKFIENNDNFIVITAKKQIDIPKRNLIFYQTLEQKNRFISISSKINQQFISDVIFFSVANLISEQYEENYKKNLEILKEWNE
- a CDS encoding PTS fructose transporter subunit IIABC — encoded protein: MSIFSKDFIFLDQDLNSKEEVFEFIAQKAVSLGIGTEKNKIFDDLLARENEISTGLESNFAIPHAQSSAIEKPALLFLSLKSGLDWQNFDDSKAKFIFCILLPKSGFEQNQVEILAKVARIILNPEIKEIILSKDEDVIFDNISKFIFEKDQVENHETNSQKIPINAKKVVGITSCTVGIAHTYLAAEKLEMGLKQNGYIPKIETRGSVGPKNVLTKEDIEEAEFVIVASDLEIDSSIFDQKKVYFTSTKAAIHETEDVIQKAKKAPILHNKQKKQTQNQESRTSIVKHIITGISYMIPYVVFGGIMIALSLGIGKAIYGNAEAAPKGDFLWWMLEIGVISFKLMIGVLGGYIAYSIAGRAALAPGFIVATVGNTNDLFYGIGGISVQTPMGFIGAVIFGILVGYSVKFINSLKIQKSLSAILPIFVIPIGVSLFWSLVVIFLIGAPIGWVLDKLIAGLKHVFENKDGIGLGVAFLLGLLLGGMAGFDMGGPVNKVAFLTSTALVSTQVYEPMGMMAAAIPVAPIGMGITTLIWRRKFTKEEKSLGLSAIIMGFIGISEGAIPFAIADPKRVISANVIGSAVAGGLAGLLAVTNQAGHGGPIVAILGAVGSIKHGIGLGIAFFFLSVIVGSFTTALIYGLWKDRNFNIFSNLARKNHKKGAK
- a CDS encoding type I phosphomannose isomerase catalytic subunit, whose translation is MKDYFVFVEPYQKNTLWAGQNLQNQLKSSQKIGELWLISAQKHGLSRVSGQNLDEFFAQNRKFFGFYPHKTYPNLHKIIDAGQKLSLQVHPDNKLAKKLNSFGKDEAWLVLNKGDDPFIIGAKSNDFADKITEINNENIDKHCNFCDLEKNDFAYISAGLIHSIPQGALVYEIQQNSDLTFRIFDFDRLDTNGQKRELHFELAKVAINPKLIPKIIHDNKKSQQSLVKNKFFNLEKVKINQKFLLFPQNDVFWYEIIIISGHGKINDAPFKPFDAILISGQIEKPIEFQAENALILINKII